The Paraburkholderia acidiphila DNA window TGTTATGACTCGCTCGCAACCGATGTCGAAGTGAACACATTGCCGGCGCTCACGGCTGGACACATGACGTTCGGATGCCTGAACAATCCGTGCAAGCTCACCGACGCCACACTGGCGCTGTGGTCCGACGTGTTTGCCGCACTACCAGACGCGCGGCTTCTTCTAATGGCGCCGCCCGGCAGCGCGCGCGAGCGCTTGAATGTGCGTTTCGCGGCGCACGGCATCGATCCGGCGCGCGTGAGCTTCGTGGGCTTCCAGGCGCGCGCCGATTATCTGCGCACCTACCAGCAGATCGACATCGCGCTAGACACGTTTCCGGCCAACGGCCACACCACGAGTCTCGACGCCTTCTGGATGGGCGTGCCGGTGCCGACGCGCTACGGCCGCTCGGCGGTGAGCCGCGCGGGGCTCTGCCTGCTGGCCAATCTGGGTTTGCCGGAACTGGCGGCGGCAAGCGACGCGGGGTACGTGGCCGCCGTGACGGCGCTCGCGCGCGACGTGCCGCGCCTCGCCGCGCTGCGCGCGGGCCTGCGCGCCCGCATGGAAGCCTCGCCGCTCATGAATGGCGCACGCTTCGCGCGCAGCATGGAAGGCGCCTACCGGCAAATGTGGCAAGCATGGTGCGCTCAGAAGCAAGCAACCAGCGAAAGCGCGCGCTGACTCAGCCTTTCCCCTCCTGCACCGGCAACTCCAGCACGGCGGCCACGAGCGGCCAGCGCTTCGCGGCCGCCTGCCAGGCGTCGTCGGCTTGAACGTCGAGATAGCGGTCGCGGTCCACGCCTTCGACGAGGCGCGCGAGCGCGTCGATATCGCTCGGTAGCGCAGGACCGCTGCGCGAACGCCGGCCGGACCCCCACAAGCGCATCGCCATTACTTGCCCTCCACCCACACGCCGTCCGGCGTATGGATCACGTAGCCCGTAGGCGTTGTCATTGTCACCGTGCCTTCGTTTTCGCCCACCATGCGCGTTTGCGGCAGGTTGTTGGCGTACTGCGCGAGCGGCTGCGCGCCGGTGGCGAACGGGCTTTGGGCGACAAGGTTCGCGAGCAGCTGCGCGAGCGCGAGATAGCTCGTGGGTGTGTCGATCGTCGTCACGCCGCCAGTTTTCTCGCTGCCGGCCGGCAGACCGACCACCTTCACGCCGACCGGCACGTGCACGATGTTCGGCGTGGGAATTTCGCGCATGCCGGCAATCTGGTTTTCTTCACCGCGCAGCGCGGCGCCGTGCTCGGGCACGAACACGATCACGGCGCGGCGGCCCGATTGCGCGACGAGATCGATCAATTTGTCGACGTCGCCGAGCAGATTCTGCAGGCGGATCGGGTAGGACTGCAGGCTCGTGAGATTGGTGTTCGGAGGCGGCAGGCGGTTGCCGTCGTGCATCGAAACCGTGTTGTAGTAGAGCGCGACCGGACCGCCGCCCGCCGCAATGCGCTGCTTGTACCAGCGCGAGAGCACGTCGTAGTCGCCCACCAGCGTCGAGCCGTCGAACTCCTTCATCGCTTCCGGCAGGCCTTCGTTGGAGGGAATCGTCACGCCCGGTACGCCCATTTCAGTGATCACCGTGCCGCGGAAATTGTCGAAGCGGCCGTTGTGGTTGAGCAGCGCCTGAGGCTTGTAACCCGCCTGAGCAAGCTGGGCGAACAGGTGGCACTCGGGCGGCGCCGGGTCGTAGAGCGCCTTGTGCGGCTCCTGGCCGCAGGTGGCGCGCAGCACGCGAATGGCGGCGGGGCCGCTGTAGCTGGCGGCGGAACTGAAGTTCTGGAAGATGTAGTCGAAGCGCGAGAACAGCGGGTTGTTGCGCATCTTCACGACATCCATGTCGTCCCACGAGAGCGAGCAGATGTGCACCACGATGATGTCGAACTGCGCGTTGGCGTCAGTGGTGAGCGGCGTGAAGTTCACGCGCCGGCCCTCCTCGTTGGAGCGGAACGCCGCCAGCTGCTGGTCGTAGCTGCCCGACTGCTCGTCGCGCTTCTTGCCCGTGCCGCCTTCGTCGTCGCCGTTGCTGGCGAGCGAGGCGTTGGCGGTGGCGTTCGCGACGAATGTGCCCACGCCCTGCCAGACCGGCATGACGACGAGCGCGATCAGTACGAGCGTTGTCACGCGCACCCAGCGGTTGATCAGGAAGTAGAGCAGCACGGCAAGCACCGCGGTCACGAGCATCGAAAGCGAAATCACGCGCCGCGTGAGTTCGAACATGTACGAAGGCGTGAAGGTGAGGAGCACAGGGATCTGCGAGATCGCCCGGCCGATGTCGGGCATGCTCGACTCGTGGTACGCAATGGAGAGGCCCGCGATCACCGCGAGCACATCGCGCGCGATCTGCAACCACCGCTTGTGCAACGGCACGAGCAGCAGGACGACGAAGGCGAAGTTCATCCACCACTCAGGCTTGAGCGTGCCGGCCGAGTAGAGGTACAGCTTGGCGAGGAAGTAGAGATTCCAGAGACCCATAGTGTTTCGCGTTCCAGGGTGTAGCGGCTTGATGTGGCGGTTGCGTTGATCAGGGCTGGCGGGCCTGGCCGGCCCGGCGTCGCGTGAAGAGGTTTTCCAGCGCGTCGAAGAACGCGTCGATGAGGCGCATGTAGCCTTGCCAGCTCAGCTCGATCAACTGGACGAGGCCGTGCAGCGGCGCATCGGAGGGCGGCACGTCTTCCCATTCGAGCCACGCGTCGGCGCGGCCGAACGTGCATTCCACAAGCTTGCGCTCCGTCTCCACCGTCATGTCGGTAAAGCGCACGCCGAGGCGCCGGTCGGCGAGACGCGCGACCACGGCGGGGAAATCGTGCTCCAGCACGCCGCGCGCGAGCGTCACGTTGATGCGCTCGCCGGGCTCGAGCTTCGCCACGGCGTCGGCGGGCAGCATGAGGCCGAGGCCGCCCATCGAATAGTTCTCGGTCTTGCAGGCGAGCGTGCGGCCGTCGGGCAGCGTGAGCATGGCGGGCACGCGCAGCGGAATGCGGTGCGCCACGCGCACCTGCTTCGCCTCTTTGGCCACGCCGAGCGCAAGCCCGAGAATGGTGAGATTCACGCCGGCCCAGAACAGATTCATGAACACGGTGGCGGGCTCTTCGGTTCGCCAGATCGTGAGGCGGCCGATGCCGGCGAGTATGGAGCACACGTTGATCGCAAGCAGTACGAGATAGGGCTTGGAGATCGTCCAGTCGAGATACTCGTGCTCGATATGGCCGCCCTTCGAGGTCACGTTGAACTTGCCGAGCTTCGGGTTGATGAAGGCCATGGTGGTGGGCAGCACGATATACCACGCGAGCACCGACTCATAGGCCTCGGCCCAGAACGAGTGACGGTAGCGCCCCTGGATGCGCGAGTTGGCGATCGCCGCAATCACCAGATACGGCACCACGTAGGCGAGGATCACGGGCGCGGGCGTGTTGATCACGTGCAGTCCGAAATACAGGTACGCGCCCGGCATCACGAGGAAGATGAGGCGCGGGAAGCCGTAGAAGAAGTGCAGCATGGCGTTGCTGTAGCACATGCGCTGGAAGAACGACAGGCCCTTGCCGATCCACGGATTGTCGACGCGGAAGATCTGCGTCATGCCGCGCGCCCAGCGAATGCGCTGGCCGATGTGGTCGGCGAGGCTGTCGGTGGCGAGGCCCGCCGCCTGCACGGTGCGCAGGTAGGCCGAGGTATAGCCGTGGCGATGCAGCCGCAGTGAGGTGTGGGCGTCTTCGGTCACGGTCTCGGTCGCGATCCCGCCGATGTGTTCGAGCGCCGCGCGCTTGATGACCGCGCACGAGCCGCAGAAGAACGTGGCGTCCCAGAAGTCGTTGCCGTCCTGGATCAGGCCGTAGAAAAGACTGCCTTCGTTGGGCACGCGGTGGAACGTGTCGAAATTGCGCTCGAACGGATCGGGAGAGAAGAAGTGGTGCGGCGTTTGCACCAGCGCGCAATCCTTGTCGGCGAGAAAGACGCCCACGGTCGTTTGCAGGAAGGAGCGCGTGGGAATGTGGTCGCAATCGAAAATCGCGATGTACTCGCCCTGGGTGAGCGGCATCGCGTGATTGATGTTGCCGGCCTTCGCGTGCGTGTGCTCGGCGCGCACGATATAGCCCACGCCGGCTTCCTCCGCGAAACGGCGGAATTCATCGCGCGTGCCGTCGTCGAGAATGTAGACGCGCAGCTTGTCGCGCGGCCAGTCGATCGAACTGGCCGCGAACACCGTAGGCCGCACTACCGAAAGCGACTCGTTGTAGGTCGGCACATAAATGTCGACGGTCGGCCAGTCGGCGGGGTCGTCGGGCAGCGGCTGTGGCTTGCGGCGCAGCGGCCAGGCGGTCTGCACGTAGCCGAAGATCAGCACGATCCACGTGTAAAGCTCGGCTGCGTAGAGGACGTAGCCCACGATGGCCTCGGCGGGGCTCGAAAGATGCAGCGTTTGCGTGCTGCGCCACCAGACATAGCGGCCCGTCATGAGGATCGAGAGCATCACCATGAGCATGGTGGCGAGGCGCCCAGGCAGGCGGCGCGCGATCATCACCACCACGTACACGAGCAGGAACAGCAGCACCTGGCCCGCGAACGGCAGCGGCGTCGTGCACACGGCAATGGCGGCGATGAACGCGAGCCACAGGAGGCACTGGCGCAGGAAAGGCACGCTGTCGAGCGCGGCCGATAGCTTTTCGAGGCGCTGCTCGATGCCATCCCACGGCACGTCGGGCAGGCGTGCGCCGATTGCCGCGCTCGCGCGTGCGGCACGCCGATAGAAGGGTTCGAGCCACCTGCCGAGCCACGTGCGCATTGCGAAGCGATGGTGCCCTTGCGGCGCCTTGTGAAGCTTGCGCAGGTCGGCGGCCAGACGCTGTCGCGCGCGGCGCGGGCGCAGGAAGATGTGCAGCAGCCAGTTGCCCGCGGTGTCGTCGCGGCGAATATTCAGCCTCTGGCGGATGTCCTTGCCGAGGCGCGCGAAGGCGAGCGCGGGCACATCGCGCTGTCCTTCGCGCGGCGGCCGGAAGAAGGCGCGCAGCAGCCACTGGCCACCCGGCGCGTCGGCCGCGAGATTGAGTTCGGGCGCGCTCAGGCGGCGCAGCGACACCCAGAATGCAGCCCACAGCGCGACTATCCGCTCGCGGATCATGGCGTGCTCCCGCGCGCAACGTGTTGCGCGAGCAGTTCGTCGGGGGCGTCGAGGCTTGCGCCCGTGCTCCAGTGCGAGAGCCACGAGGCAATGCCGTTCAGGTCGTGCGCGGCCTGCGAGCTGGGCGTGCTCAGGCAGAAGTTTTCGCCGGCGGCGAGCGCGGCGGGCACACCGGTGTCCGCATGCACGAGATACGGCAGCATGGCGGCGCCAAGGCGCGCGCGCAACAGCGAAACGACGTCCATGTGCAGCTGGCGTGCGGGCACGACCGCATTGGCGACGAACACGCTGCGCTTGCCGGCGCGCACGAGCGCGGCGATCAGGCGTGGCAGCGTGGCGCACGCCGTGGCGCAGGGCGCGAGGACGCCGAGCACGAGGTCGGCGGCGTCGATCGCCTGGCGCGCATGCGCCGAGGGCCACGTGCCCGCGTCGACGAGCGCGATCGCATCCGCCGGCAGGTCCACGCGGGCGAGCAGGTCGCGCAGCCAGCCGGGGCGCGCGTCGAGTTGGGCGCTGGCGTCGTCGCCGAGGGGTTCGTGGCCGTTCGCGAGGCTGCCCCATGGCAGCACGAGCACGCCATCGTCGCTTTGCAGCGCGGCGCGCGACCAGGCGTCGTCGGCGCCGGGACCGCCCGCCAGATGCGTGACGAGGCCTTCGCGCGCGCTCTCGCGCAGCCCGAAATGGAGCGCCAGCACGTTGCGCGGGTCGCATTCGGCGGCGAGCGCGACATGCTCGCGCGCCGCCAGCAGCCCGGCGAGCGCCGCAGTGAGCGTGGTGCGGCCCGCACCGCCGACGCTCGAGACGATAGCGATGGTTTTCATCGGCGCGGCTCCGTCTGGCCGAAGCGGCGCTGGCCGCGAATCAGCAGGGCGTCGAGTTGCGGCGGCAACTGCAGCGGGCGCGAGCGCGCGGGTCGCAGCCACATCGGCACGAAGCGCCCAAGACGCAGACGCCATGCGATGAAATAGAGCGGCACGGCGAGGATCAAGCCCCAGAGGAAGTACCCGAGGAAGATGTTCATGTCGCTTTCCTATGCTTTGAGCGGCAGCGGCGCGCGCTGCGGCGCGGCTCGCGGTTTCGCAAGGTCGGTGCGCGCGGCGGCGTCGAGCGCGGGCAACAGGTCACCATGTATGGGAGCGATGTTGCCCGGCGTTGCCGGTGCTGCCGCTGTTGCGGCCGGTGCGTTCGCGGAAGGCGTTGGCGGCACGGTCTGGCCGTTGGCCTGCACCGAGACGGCCGCGGGCGCGGCGGGCTGCCCCTCGTTGATCTTGAGCCAGCCTGAATAGTCGGGCGGCGGCGCGGTGTCGATTTCGTCGGCGAACGTGTCCAGCGCCTCGATGATCGCGCGGCCGTCGCCGTAGCGCTCCTCGCCCTGGAACAGCTCGGCGAGCGGCCGCTGGAACACGCGCCGGCACACGGCGTCGGCGTCGCTCATGCGGCAGGCGAAGAAGAACACGTAGAGGCTGTCGCCGCTCGCCGTCACGATATCGCCTGCGCGGCGCAGACAGCACGCCTTAAGCGCATCCACGTGCGCGACTTCCGGCATCAGCGCGAGGCGGATCAGCACGCTCGGCAACTGGATCACGCGGCTGCGTTCCACCGCCGCGCGCACGAGTTCGACGAAGTGCGCCGCGCTCACATAGCCGCTCTCCTCGCCGTGCACCACGGCGGCGAGCGCCGCGCGGTAATCGGCGGGCATGGGCCGCGAATACACCTGGCCCTGCAGACTGTCGACGATGGCCTCGACCTGCGCGAGCGGCGTTTGCCGCGCGACCACGCGGTTCGCGCCGAGGTTGAGCATGAGCGACTCGTAGCGCATCGCCACGGCGTCCTCGCGCACGATGATCTTGAGCGCTTCGCCGCATTGCAGACGCAGCGTGTGCACCTGCTCCGCCAGCGTTTCGAGGTCGCGGTTCACGCTGAAGTCGAGCATGACCGTGGCCGCGACCGAGGTGCGCGCCGCCGCCACGGCGGCCTCGTTGTTGTCGACGATCTGCCAGGCCGGCGGCAGTACGCGTTCGTGCAGCATGGCGTCGCGCGAGACGATCACGCGGCCTTCGTCGGGCGCGAGCAGGCCGGCTTCGCCGATCTCGGTTTCGAACGTGCCGCCGGAAACGGTAAGCCGGTGCTCGGCGGCGGAAAAGCGCAGCGGCACGCTCTGGCTGCCGTGCACGGCGTCGCCCGCGCGCCAGAACGCCACTTCCCAGTGATACTGTCCCTGCACCTGGTGCAGTTGCGCGGCGCCCGCGAAACGCGCCTGGAAGGCGGCCAGCTCGGGATGCTCCTGATCGTCGCCAAGGCCGGGGGGCGCCACTACCATCAGCACGCCGTAACGATGCTGCGCGCACCAGCCTGCGAGCTGTGCTCCCTGACTCGCGAGCGCGGCGTGATCCCGCCAGTTGAAGAACGCCTCCGCGCCCTCGATAAGGAACTGGCTTTCGGGCGCGGCGCACTGCGCGGCGAGCGCGTTGAGCGCTTCGATCAGCACCTGCGCGCCGTCGCGCTCCGGCAGTGGGCGCAGCGCGCATACGTTTGCCCACGCGTGCGTCGAACCGTTCTTGTCGAGATCGACGCCATGATCGCGCAGCGTGGCCGCGAGGCTCGCGCCGTCGCGCGTGGAGAGCACGGTGGCGGGACCCGCGAGCGCGGCGGCGGCGGTCTGCCAGAAGAGCGCGTCGCGCGCGGGCGAGGCGCTTGCGTAGACCACGTGCACCTGGCCCGCGCCGAGCGAGGCGAGCGAGGGCGGCAGGCCGTCGATCGCGAGCGGCTCGCGGCGCGCGAGACGCGAGAACAGCGAGCGGCGCGTATCGCGGCGGACGCCGGCGGGCGCTGCGGGAAGGGTGGCGGGATCGTTCATCTCTTCGCTCGTCTTGCTCGTGTCGCGGGTTTCATCGTCGCGGGTCTCATCGTCGTCATGCGCGCTCGCTCCGTGGCCACGTCAATAGGCCGAATAAGGGACGACCGGCCGCGGCGGGAACGGCACCGGCCCCTTCTGCGGCGAGAAGAAGTAGCGCATGTACAGCACGCCCACGTTCGGCGCGTAGTCGCGCGAGCGGTCGATCGAAAAGCGGCCGCCCACCACGAAGTGCTCCGTCACGCGGTATTCGAGCGCCGCTTCGATCGTATAGCTGAAGCCGCCGCCCGAGCCGCCGCCGAAATACGGCGAGCCGAGATCGTTGGCGCTCATGAACGCAACCGCCTGGGCCTGCAGGCCTGCCCGCGTGGGGTAGAACGGCGACTGGTTTTCATTCGTGAAGGACATGCCCACCGATCCGTCGATCTCCCACGAAAGCTTCTTGTAACGGCCGGTCCAGTCGAGCGGAATGCCGATCGAAAAATAGCTCTGCGGGCTGTAATAACCGCCGTTACCGAACGTGTAGTTGTGCTCGTTCTTCGAGTACTTCCAGTAGTTGAGGATCAGGCCGCTCGAGAAGATCTGGTCGGGCCGCCTGAACACGGACCAGTCGTAGCCGCTGCGCACCTTGAACTCCTGGTTGGTCTCGACGTTGGTGCCGGTCAGGAGTCCGAAACCGATGCTCGTGAAGATCGTGCCGGGCCCGAAGTCCTTCGCGCCGCGCACGGTGAAGCCGTTGCGCACCACGCCGCCCCACTTCTCGCCAGTCACCGGATCGATGCCGCCCGCGTACGAAACCAGGCTGGCGGTCACGGGCCGGCGCGAGACGTCGAGCGAGAGCGACGAACTGTTCTGGAAGTCGTGGCGGTACTGAATGCCGCCCAGCACGCTCGTGATCGGAAAGCCCACCGGCGTGCTGCCGATGTCGGCGCGCCAGCTGTTGTTCGCACCGCTGAACTCGTAGCCCGCCGCGAGCGCGACGCCCGTCGCGGTTTCGTTGATGTTGCCGAGTCCGGCGTTGCCGAGCGCCGCGATCTTGCCGTACTTGTACGCGGTGTCGAGGTCGCCGCCGGGCAGCGTGCCGGCGTTCAGGTAGACCGTGTCGGCATGGAAGAAGTAGTGGCCCGTGTAGCCGTCTGGAATGCGGACGTACAGCGGAACCTCGGTGGCGTGCAGTTCGGAAATGCCAGGGTCGCCCGAAAGATTCGACTGATACCAGCCGGTCGCGACCTGCCCCTGCTTGCGGTCTTCCAGGCTCTGCAGCGCGCGGCCGGCCGATGTCGTGCCGTCGGCGTCCGGCTGCGTGCCTTCGGCCTCTTCCTGCGTGCGCGAGGTCCGATAGAGGCTCGCGGCCTCGTTGTAGTTGCCGCGCGCCTGCGCCACGCGCCCCGCCTGGATCGTGATGTCCGGGTTGTCCGGATACTGCTCGCGCAACGGATCGACGACGGCGGAAGCCTCGTCGTTCAGCCCGAGCGCGGTGAAGCGCCGCGCCACGGCAAGGCGCGTGTCGATGTCGTTCTCCGCGGTGTCGGCCAGCACTGCGCGCACCATGTCGGCGGCCTCCCGGTCTCGGCCCATGCGCTCCAGCATACGCGCAACCGCGAGGCGTGCATCGGCGTCGTCGGGTTGCGTGGCCAGCACCTTCTGCGCCGAGGCCATCGCGCCCTTGTAGTCGCCCTTCGCGTCGAGCAGATCCACCTCTTCGAGCAGCCAGCGCCGGTTCGACTTGAGGCGGTCGGGCACGGCGTCGAGCGTGTGGCGCGCGGCCGTGAGGTCGCCCGCTTCGATCTGCCGGTCGGTCTCGCGCACCGCAAGGCGGAGTTCCTGGTCGTCGAGACTGGCCAGCTGCTCCTCGGTGATGCCGGGCTGATCGCGCGTCGCGTCGATCCAGTTCGCCCATGCGTCGTCGCGGTTGGCCGCCGCCAGCAGCTCGCCGTAGCGTACCCGCGCGCCATTGGCCGCCGGGTCGTCGGGGTGCGCAGCGAGCCAGTCCTGCACGAGCTTCAGGCCCCGGTCCGGCTCGCCGATCGCGATCCACTCGCGCCCGACCGTGGCGAGCATCTGCGGATCGTTGGCCGCGTTAGCGTCGGCGGCGGCGGAGTCGAGCAGTGCGCGCGCTTCGTCTTCCTTGCCCTGGGCGATGAGCTGGCGGGCCTGCGCGATCTTCTTCTGCGCGGCGAGATTGCCCATCAGCTCGCGCATGCCCTCGCTGCGCTCGGCCTCGGGCACGGCATCGAGCTGCGCGGCGGCCGCATCGATGTCGTCCACGGAATTCAGGTAGAGCGCCGTGGCGTAACGCATGTCGGGCGCCTGCGAGACTTTCAGGCCGTCCTCCATGACCTGGCGGCCCAGTGCGGGCAGGCCCAGATCGCGGTACTGGCGCGCGAGCGTGAAGCGCGTCCAGGCGTCGTCGGGCGTGAGGCGCACGGCCTCCTCGAGCTTCGCGATGGCCGGGCTCTTGCGGTTATCCGCGAGCAACTGGTCGGCCTGGATCGTGAGCAACTCGGCGTGCAGGCGCTTGAGCTCCGCCGTCGAACCGCTCACGCGCGGCGTCGTGGCGGCGATCAGCGGTTCGATCTCGTTTTCGCGATGCGTTTCGCGCAGCACCGTGACGAGGCCGCGCAGCGCGTCCATGTCGGGTTTGGGGGCGTTCACGAGCGGGCGCAACACGGCTTCGGCCTCGGGCCACTTCCTTTGCGCGATGAGCGCGCTGCCGAGAATGTCGCTGGCGGTCGTGTTGCCCGGATCGAGCTTGAGCGCCTCGCGCGCGAGCGTTTCGGCTTCTGCCGGTTTGCCTTGCGAATTGGCGTCGCGCGCCTTGGCAATGGTGCCCCAGATGGTGGCCGTCTTTTCGAGGCTGCGCCACTTGCCGGCGTTGTCCGGGTCGAGCTTTTCGGCGCGCGCGAACAGTTCGCGCGCCTCGTCGTGGCGGCCTTCGCGCAGCCGCACGAGGCCGAGCGCGCCGATGGTCTCGCCGTCGTTGGGGTTCGCGCGCTGCGCGCTTTGCAGCGAGGTTTCGGCGTCCTTGAGATCGCCGCGGTCGAGTTGGGCGAGGCCGCGCGCGCGGTCGGCGGCGCCGGGTCCGGGACGGGCGCGGGCCTGGGTCGAAGCGGCGCTCGTTCCGGTGGCGCGCGAGGGCGCGGGCGCGGTGACGACGGCCTTCGGGTTCTGCGCCTCGGCAAGCGCCTGCGCCTGGCCCTTCGCGCCGAGTTTCTTGCCGAGATCGGCGACGGTCTGCTGCGCGTCGGTGTCGTCGGGCACTTCCTGCAAATAGCGCAAATACCACACGTAATACGCGGGATCGTCGTGCCCGGCGCTGCCGAGCGCGCGCCGCCACAGTTCGAGCGCGAGCGCGCGGTTGCTGTCCTGGCGCTGGTACACGCGATAAATGAGGTTGAGGCCTTCCATGCGCGTGTCGGTGCGGTCGGTGAGCAAGTCGCCGAGGATCAGCGCGAGGCGCGGATCGTTCGGATTCTGCTTCACGCGCGTGCGCAATTCGCTGATCGCCTGCGCGCGGCCCGCGGTCGTGCCGGCCAGGATGCGGTAGTAATCGCGCGCGAGATCGCCTGCGGGCGCGCCGTTCGGAAACAGCTTGAGCAGGCGCGCGGAGGCTTCGTCGCTCTTGCCCGCAGCCGAAAGCAGGCGGATCTGGGCCATCTCCATCTTGTCGGTCGTGGCGACGCGGTAGGCGTCGTCGAGCTCCTTCGTCGCGCTCGCGTTCGGGGCGATCTTCTTGAGTTGCGCGAGGATCTTCGCGGCTTCGGCCGGGCGGTTCGAGCGCAGTTCGATTTCGCCGAGCAATGCGAGCGCGTCGGGCTGCTTCGGGTCGAACAGCAGCGCTTTTTGCACGAGGCCGCGCGCGACGTCCGGACGGTTCTTGCCTTCCCACATGCGCGCGGCCGAGAGCAGTTGCGCGGCCTGGGCGGCTGGCGTGGCGGCGTTGGCCGCTGGCTGCGGGGCGGTCTGCGCCGAAGCAAGATACGGCGAGGCCGCGACGAACAGCGCGACGAGCGGGGCGATGTTAGGCAACAAGCGGCTCGGCGGCGTGCCGGGACTGGCGACGTCCGGCCACGCGCTCGCAGCCAGGCGCCGCGCCTCACGGCGCGCGCTGCGCACACGGGCGGCGCGGCGGGCAGACGCGAGGGCGTTCAGCGCGGCGTGGGGCATGCGCTCGTCCATGCGGGGGCAACGCGGCCTTGCGCGTCGAAATGGTAGAGGCCGTCGAGGTAACCAAGCCCGAACAGCATCAGCACACTGCTGTAGTAGCCGGGCGGCGACTTCTGCGCGAGCGTGCGGCTGCGCTCGGCCTGGGCGTTCGCGAGATCGCTGCGGCCAAGCGCCGCCAGATACGGCGCGACCGCGGCGGAAAAGCCGCCGTTGCCCGCGTTCGGCCCCGCTGTGCCCGTGGTCGTGTCGACGCGCTCGGGTGGAAAACCCTGCGCGCCGACAAAGTCCGCGAGCGGCTTGAAGGTGGCGAGCGTGCTCGTGCGCAGCGGGTCGTCGCCCGCGAGCATGCCGGCCCACAGATACACGCGAATCGCGTTGTAGGCGCTTTCGGCGTGCGTTTGCGCGTCGGGGCCGAAGCCGCCTTTCGCGTGATATTCCACCCAGTCGGGCGAGTAGCCCTTGGGCGCGGTCTCGTTGACGAGCCTTGCCGAGGAAGCCAGCAGCGCCTTCCATTCTGTCGCTTGCGGCAGCGCGAGCATGAAGCGCCGCATGACCTGGAGCGGCACGTAGCTCGGGTTCAGGCGCCAGCCGTCCTTGCCGATCGTGAAACCGACCGGCCCGGGCAGCACCGTGCGCCCGAGACCCGGCAGGACGGCGGTTTCCTCGCGCACGATGTTGCGGGCCATGATCGTGCCGAGCGCGGTGTAGCGGCGCTCGTTCCAGAGGCGCCCGGCTTCGAGCAGCGTGTAGGCGATCCAGAGGTCGGCGTCGCTGGCGGGGTTGCTGTCGATGACGCCCCACTGGGGCTCGCCGGCGTGCGCGGCGCTGGCCGCCACGGGAGCGGAAGCGCCCGAATCCGCGAGTGGCTTGCCATCATCGCCGATATCGCGCCGCCCCCAGATCCATGCGGGCAGATGCGAGGCGAGGTCGCCCTGCGCGAGATTGTTTTCGGTCCACGTGAGGACCTTGTCGAAGCTCGCCCGGTCGTTTGCGACCAGCGCGAAGAAAAGTGCGTAGGACTGCCCTTCGGAAACGGTGATCTGGCGAGGCGTGCTTGCGTCGATCACGCGGCCATCGGCGCTCAGCAGCGTGCTGCGGAACGTGGTC harbors:
- a CDS encoding cellulose synthase subunit BcsC-related outer membrane protein, with amino-acid sequence MPHAALNALASARRAARVRSARREARRLAASAWPDVASPGTPPSRLLPNIAPLVALFVAASPYLASAQTAPQPAANAATPAAQAAQLLSAARMWEGKNRPDVARGLVQKALLFDPKQPDALALLGEIELRSNRPAEAAKILAQLKKIAPNASATKELDDAYRVATTDKMEMAQIRLLSAAGKSDEASARLLKLFPNGAPAGDLARDYYRILAGTTAGRAQAISELRTRVKQNPNDPRLALILGDLLTDRTDTRMEGLNLIYRVYQRQDSNRALALELWRRALGSAGHDDPAYYVWYLRYLQEVPDDTDAQQTVADLGKKLGAKGQAQALAEAQNPKAVVTAPAPSRATGTSAASTQARARPGPGAADRARGLAQLDRGDLKDAETSLQSAQRANPNDGETIGALGLVRLREGRHDEARELFARAEKLDPDNAGKWRSLEKTATIWGTIAKARDANSQGKPAEAETLAREALKLDPGNTTASDILGSALIAQRKWPEAEAVLRPLVNAPKPDMDALRGLVTVLRETHRENEIEPLIAATTPRVSGSTAELKRLHAELLTIQADQLLADNRKSPAIAKLEEAVRLTPDDAWTRFTLARQYRDLGLPALGRQVMEDGLKVSQAPDMRYATALYLNSVDDIDAAAAQLDAVPEAERSEGMRELMGNLAAQKKIAQARQLIAQGKEDEARALLDSAAADANAANDPQMLATVGREWIAIGEPDRGLKLVQDWLAAHPDDPAANGARVRYGELLAAANRDDAWANWIDATRDQPGITEEQLASLDDQELRLAVRETDRQIEAGDLTAARHTLDAVPDRLKSNRRWLLEEVDLLDAKGDYKGAMASAQKVLATQPDDADARLAVARMLERMGRDREAADMVRAVLADTAENDIDTRLAVARRFTALGLNDEASAVVDPLREQYPDNPDITIQAGRVAQARGNYNEAASLYRTSRTQEEAEGTQPDADGTTSAGRALQSLEDRKQGQVATGWYQSNLSGDPGISELHATEVPLYVRIPDGYTGHYFFHADTVYLNAGTLPGGDLDTAYKYGKIAALGNAGLGNINETATGVALAAGYEFSGANNSWRADIGSTPVGFPITSVLGGIQYRHDFQNSSSLSLDVSRRPVTASLVSYAGGIDPVTGEKWGGVVRNGFTVRGAKDFGPGTIFTSIGFGLLTGTNVETNQEFKVRSGYDWSVFRRPDQIFSSGLILNYWKYSKNEHNYTFGNGGYYSPQSYFSIGIPLDWTGRYKKLSWEIDGSVGMSFTNENQSPFYPTRAGLQAQAVAFMSANDLGSPYFGGGSGGGFSYTIEAALEYRVTEHFVVGGRFSIDRSRDYAPNVGVLYMRYFFSPQKGPVPFPPRPVVPYSAY
- the bcsZ gene encoding cellulose synthase complex periplasmic endoglucanase BcsZ codes for the protein MPAAAAHAAAPAGPGTGTAPAKSAGPAACAWPAWTTFRSTLLSADGRVIDASTPRQITVSEGQSYALFFALVANDRASFDKVLTWTENNLAQGDLASHLPAWIWGRRDIGDDGKPLADSGASAPVAASAAHAGEPQWGVIDSNPASDADLWIAYTLLEAGRLWNERRYTALGTIMARNIVREETAVLPGLGRTVLPGPVGFTIGKDGWRLNPSYVPLQVMRRFMLALPQATEWKALLASSARLVNETAPKGYSPDWVEYHAKGGFGPDAQTHAESAYNAIRVYLWAGMLAGDDPLRTSTLATFKPLADFVGAQGFPPERVDTTTGTAGPNAGNGGFSAAVAPYLAALGRSDLANAQAERSRTLAQKSPPGYYSSVLMLFGLGYLDGLYHFDAQGRVAPAWTSACPTPR